A genomic segment from Paramixta manurensis encodes:
- a CDS encoding lysozyme inhibitor LprI family protein, which yields MRARWFTIMGLFLPVLFFFSHSANAAEDCSKKTSDPEVFTCAQSNRAQAEKDLNLEYANAKKRINETFSAQPDVKKEYLSIFLEAQRGWLSYRDNQCKLFAHVADKNSNPYIVFTNNCVAQLDEERTKQLKEIPYD from the coding sequence ATGAGAGCACGTTGGTTTACAATTATGGGATTGTTTCTACCGGTTCTGTTCTTCTTTAGCCATTCGGCAAACGCCGCGGAAGACTGCTCTAAAAAAACCAGCGATCCTGAAGTGTTTACTTGTGCGCAAAGTAATCGTGCGCAGGCGGAGAAAGATCTCAATCTGGAATATGCCAATGCTAAAAAGCGTATTAATGAAACTTTCTCTGCCCAGCCAGATGTAAAAAAAGAGTACCTGTCTATCTTTTTAGAGGCGCAGCGTGGGTGGCTAAGCTATCGTGACAATCAATGCAAACTTTTTGCACATGTTGCTGACAAGAATAGCAATCCCTATATTGTATTTACCAATAATTGTGTTGCACAGTTGGATGAAGAGCGCACTAAACAATTAAAAGAAATTCCCTACGATTAA
- a CDS encoding T6SS amidase immunity protein Tai4 family protein: MASKVKIITLISLTFFSVGSYAKTEYSAEQYIRNYALSTCISQGYNSKEVKDDSAAAARGYLEFGDYSLAAHTAVRKLGKDFLAKKYRSQSGESMTLAKCIDFYHSKELTDLINSFKGKEDD; this comes from the coding sequence ATGGCTTCTAAAGTAAAAATAATTACGTTGATATCACTCACGTTTTTTTCTGTGGGGTCTTATGCAAAAACTGAATACTCAGCAGAGCAATATATCAGAAATTATGCGCTAAGTACCTGTATATCACAAGGCTATAACTCTAAAGAGGTTAAAGATGATTCTGCGGCTGCTGCGCGGGGTTATTTAGAGTTTGGTGATTATTCGCTAGCTGCTCATACGGCAGTGAGAAAGTTGGGAAAAGATTTTCTTGCTAAAAAATATCGCAGCCAGTCTGGTGAGTCGATGACATTAGCAAAATGTATAGATTTTTACCATAGCAAGGAGCTTACTGATTTGATTAATAGCTTCAAGGGTAAGGAGGATGATTGA
- a CDS encoding Hcp family type VI secretion system effector, with translation MAIDMFLKVDGVSGESKDSNHSGWTDITSFSWGATQPGNMSVGGGGGAGKVNFNDLHVNALIDKSTTALLKHCSSGKHLTKVELSVCKAGGQQVEYAKITLEDVLVTSVQYTGNDNGELVGVTYAFQAAKVKQQYWEQTASGGKGAESSAGWNIKENKEA, from the coding sequence ATGGCTATTGATATGTTTTTAAAAGTTGACGGTGTAAGTGGCGAGTCGAAAGATTCTAACCACTCTGGCTGGACTGATATAACTTCTTTCTCATGGGGAGCCACTCAGCCCGGAAATATGTCTGTTGGCGGCGGCGGCGGTGCCGGTAAAGTCAACTTTAACGATCTGCATGTAAATGCTTTGATTGATAAATCTACTACGGCACTATTAAAACACTGTTCTAGTGGTAAGCATTTGACCAAAGTTGAACTCTCCGTTTGCAAAGCGGGTGGTCAACAGGTGGAATATGCAAAAATTACACTGGAAGATGTTTTAGTAACATCGGTTCAATATACCGGCAATGATAATGGTGAGCTGGTTGGGGTGACTTATGCATTCCAGGCTGCAAAAGTGAAGCAACAGTACTGGGAGCAGACCGCTTCCGGCGGCAAAGGTGCTGAAAGTAGTGCCGGCTGGAATATTAAAGAAAACAAAGAAGCCTAA
- a CDS encoding lysozyme inhibitor LprI family protein, whose protein sequence is MCNLIKYVFTLGVSLLPFFAYSDESGISNSQWQVSHVNVNTESERTLNYQYDDNKLVGRLIEFSSKSITSTLPEKSDCQQPTYQRQKTTLNQLISSSMSGDDSANAKNYDLGVDGNHQINSFKILCQSGSFGRDMTEANAWVAMPEAGKIFINWYDGTILTLTRLTAESNVSPSFDCHKAASQTEKTICQSNDLASWDVSVAKAYKSKLTDYKKINPTDKDGLVKISHEQKAWLTIRNKCGTDTTCLKKTLMQRVDELEK, encoded by the coding sequence ATGTGCAATTTAATTAAGTATGTGTTTACTCTCGGTGTATCATTACTTCCTTTTTTTGCTTATTCAGATGAAAGTGGAATTTCTAATAGCCAGTGGCAAGTCTCTCACGTTAACGTTAATACTGAGTCAGAGCGTACGCTTAATTATCAATATGATGATAATAAATTAGTCGGGCGACTTATTGAGTTTAGCTCGAAAAGTATTACCTCAACGCTTCCTGAAAAGTCGGATTGTCAGCAGCCTACTTATCAACGTCAGAAGACAACGCTGAATCAGCTTATTTCATCTTCAATGTCAGGAGATGATAGCGCAAACGCAAAAAACTATGATTTAGGCGTTGATGGTAATCACCAAATCAACAGTTTTAAAATTTTATGCCAGAGTGGAAGCTTCGGAAGGGATATGACCGAAGCAAATGCTTGGGTGGCGATGCCAGAAGCAGGGAAAATTTTTATTAATTGGTATGATGGTACCATCTTAACGCTCACTCGTTTGACAGCAGAGAGTAATGTCTCTCCTTCTTTTGATTGTCATAAAGCGGCCAGCCAGACAGAGAAGACCATTTGTCAAAGTAATGATTTGGCATCTTGGGATGTTAGCGTGGCAAAAGCATATAAATCAAAATTAACGGATTATAAAAAAATTAATCCAACAGATAAGGATGGACTTGTAAAAATCAGCCACGAACAAAAAGCATGGCTCACTATCAGAAATAAGTGTGGTACAGATACGACTTGTCTGAAAAAAACTTTGATGCAGCGAGTGGATGAGCTCGAAAAATGA
- a CDS encoding glycoside hydrolase family protein translates to MTVLKKGDRGVAVQRLQKLLDENGVRVSTDGIFGYKTELAVKEYQRKKNLYPDGIVGRKTLSSLGTPLPTRAPQPPIGGSHGRQAVGAMDVSVSGMTFLFHREAWLGHSCYLHWPGGASGVTLGPGYDMKERTSESIKNTMTGIGLDQITAQKISEGAGLVDDKARDFATNNHNTVKLTETQETALLKVIIPSYVSMVRNNIFVQLTQNEFDALVSFSYNPGGRFNNVCSFINQGKVADAMTEIKRANTSKGKVMKGLTNRRNYEVDLYLNGIYAN, encoded by the coding sequence ATGACTGTATTGAAAAAAGGCGATCGTGGCGTCGCTGTACAACGACTTCAAAAGCTTTTAGATGAAAATGGTGTAAGAGTTTCTACTGACGGCATTTTTGGATATAAAACTGAGCTGGCGGTTAAGGAATATCAGAGAAAGAAAAATCTATATCCTGATGGCATAGTTGGTCGTAAAACGCTTTCCAGTTTAGGTACTCCTCTCCCGACGCGAGCCCCCCAACCCCCGATCGGTGGTAGCCATGGTAGACAGGCTGTGGGCGCAATGGATGTTTCAGTTAGCGGAATGACCTTTCTTTTTCACCGGGAAGCATGGCTTGGTCATAGCTGTTATTTACACTGGCCCGGAGGAGCTAGCGGCGTTACTCTAGGCCCCGGTTACGATATGAAAGAAAGAACCTCTGAATCAATAAAAAATACAATGACAGGAATTGGTCTGGATCAGATTACAGCTCAAAAAATAAGTGAGGGCGCAGGGCTAGTGGATGATAAGGCTCGTGACTTTGCCACTAATAATCACAACACAGTGAAATTAACAGAAACACAGGAAACTGCGTTGTTAAAAGTCATTATTCCTTCATATGTTTCAATGGTTAGAAACAATATTTTTGTACAACTTACGCAAAATGAATTCGATGCACTTGTTTCATTTTCCTATAATCCGGGTGGTCGTTTTAATAATGTCTGTTCCTTCATTAATCAAGGGAAAGTTGCTGATGCAATGACTGAAATAAAGAGAGCGAACACATCCAAGGGAAAAGTCATGAAAGGTTTGACTAACAGACGAAACTATGAAGTGGATTTATATCTGAATGGTATTTATGCTAATTAA